From the Bacillus sp. SM2101 genome, one window contains:
- a CDS encoding DUF3221 domain-containing protein — translation MKMRISFLVFAIFVLLLGCNNNEEHSDEPDFIGKILEVEDKKILMDIEQGNFFDKGYTEEIILSYGRSVDQNIFEKGKEFKVWIDGEVLESNPPQGRIGKIEVNE, via the coding sequence ATGAAAATGAGGATATCTTTTCTGGTATTTGCAATATTTGTTCTGTTGTTGGGCTGTAACAATAACGAAGAACATTCAGATGAACCAGATTTTATCGGAAAAATATTAGAAGTGGAGGACAAAAAAATATTAATGGATATTGAACAAGGTAATTTTTTTGACAAAGGATACACTGAAGAGATCATTCTTAGCTATGGACGATCAGTTGATCAAAACATTTTTGAAAAGGGTAAGGAGTTTAAAGTTTGGATAGATGGTGAAGTTTTAGAAAGTAATCCACCACAAGGAAGAATTGGGAAAATTGAAGTTAATGAATAA
- a CDS encoding alpha/beta hydrolase, producing MTIPFRLIEQNEEAKNLVIVLPGAGYTTQAPLLHFTTGLFYTKGFDVLHINYTFSSQEMSDLSEIDFAKGVQVAIDNAIKNKTYSNCYVVAKSIGTIALSYLLENKMLKDVKVIWLTPLLQRDDVFNKMVNSDNKGFCIIGDKDSCFIVERFEKLKNNPNLILKVVEGGNHSLELDGEPIKSIEVLKHIISDIDEF from the coding sequence ATGACTATTCCTTTTAGATTAATAGAACAAAATGAAGAAGCAAAAAATTTAGTTATTGTCTTACCAGGGGCAGGTTATACAACACAAGCTCCATTGTTACACTTTACAACAGGGTTATTTTACACTAAAGGTTTTGATGTATTACACATTAACTATACATTTAGTAGTCAAGAAATGTCTGATCTAAGTGAAATTGATTTCGCAAAAGGTGTACAAGTTGCAATCGACAATGCAATCAAGAACAAGACATATAGTAATTGTTATGTAGTGGCTAAATCAATAGGAACAATAGCATTGAGTTATCTGCTTGAAAATAAAATGTTGAAGGATGTAAAAGTAATATGGTTGACTCCATTACTGCAAAGAGATGACGTATTTAACAAAATGGTTAACAGTGATAATAAAGGATTTTGTATTATTGGAGATAAAGATAGTTGCTTCATTGTAGAACGGTTTGAAAAATTGAAGAATAATCCAAATCTTATATTAAAAGTGGTTGAGGGTGGAAATCACAGTTTAGAGCTTGATGGAGAACCAATAAAATCTATTGAAGTATTAAAACATATAATTTCTGATATTGATGAGTTCTAA
- a CDS encoding DUF1456 family protein: MNIDNNDILIRLRYALDIKNIEMVEIFKLGGINLSKEEVLKVLTKTEDSDVFDDNGDQIPCDDEMFQSFLNGFITFKRGKQDPKPGQPERPALTYEHVNNLLLKKVKIALSLTSEDMIEILEDAGVIITKGELGALLRKEGHKNYKVCGDRYARNFLKGLTIRYRG; this comes from the coding sequence ATGAATATAGATAATAACGATATTTTAATTCGATTACGATACGCGCTGGATATCAAGAATATAGAGATGGTAGAGATATTCAAGCTTGGTGGAATAAATCTCTCAAAAGAAGAAGTGCTGAAGGTGCTCACAAAAACAGAGGATAGTGACGTTTTTGATGACAATGGAGATCAAATACCATGTGATGATGAGATGTTTCAGTCTTTTTTAAACGGCTTTATCACGTTTAAAAGAGGAAAGCAAGATCCAAAGCCGGGACAGCCAGAACGACCAGCATTAACGTATGAACATGTGAATAATCTTCTTCTAAAGAAAGTGAAAATCGCGCTCTCGTTGACAAGTGAGGATATGATCGAGATATTGGAAGACGCTGGAGTGATCATAACAAAAGGGGAATTAGGTGCCCTATTACGTAAAGAAGGCCATAAGAATTACAAAGTGTGCGGTGATCGGTACGCTCGGAATTTCTTAAAAGGACTAACGATAAGATACAGGGGATAA